One segment of Phragmites australis chromosome 13, lpPhrAust1.1, whole genome shotgun sequence DNA contains the following:
- the LOC133887685 gene encoding uncharacterized protein LOC133887685, translated as MPFTPGPYSGVSTLALVARASAFGVGVVYGTVKLSILKATKPKKEEAHAHH; from the exons atgccgTTCACCCCGGGCCCCTACTCCGGCGTCAGCACCCTTGCCCTC GTGGCGAGGGCGTCGGCTTTCGGTGTTGGCGTCGTCTACGGGACCGTCAAGCTCTCCATCCTCAAG GCGACAAAACCTAAAAAAGAGGAAGCACATGCTCATCACTAG
- the LOC133889096 gene encoding uncharacterized protein LOC133889096, whose amino-acid sequence MANGGGGGAAAPTRGQVYLPEWRRAFDRLVRMLRQTHAQAEALAVERAHLLTELEFQRCGRREREDIFQVRIQKIWRDEARRKRAEKAEVAEQIGKKELEASCYQKMAELTENDLEDFRSFISTLAAENTELKKKLKEVESQAELSENNVDHQHSAKDLRAELRKLKQAYKTLSSEKDKEISALRAERSFVWNQFKTMEQEYGETCKKKTLEAKQAIEAAQKLQRNVGELQVAAQKNDDEIDRLRAEAVNAKEKMLILEDELQRLRSLVKGKDVETDKHKDDQLETSRKCKKNINETNRKSKSEGPVLRGKSRNSQVTPVRRDVKASRRCTPSAKEIQSQSRGQSEASQKRKRGSSTSYGLRRCSSRLQVRTTASPSPMLFTPCFTVPRLKVSTPP is encoded by the exons ATggccaacggcggcggcggcggcgctgcggcGCCCACGCGGGGCCAGGTCTATCTGCCCGAGTGGCGCCGCGCGTTCGACCGCCTGGTGAGGATGTTGCGCCAGACGCACGCGCAGGCCGAGGCGCTCGCGGTCGAGCGCGCGCACCTCTTGACGGAGCTCGAGTTCCAGCGCTGCGGCCGGCGCGAGCGCGAGGACATCTTCCAGGTCCGCATCCAGAAG ATCTGGAGGGACGAAGCGCGCAGGAAGAGGGCCGAGAAGGCCGAGGTGGCggaacaaattgggaagaaGGAGCTGGAGGCGAGCTGCTACCAGAAGATGGCAG AACTGACAGAGAATGACTTGGAGGATTTCAGAAGTTTTATATCCACTTTGGCTGCTGAAAACACCGAACTGAAG AAAAAACTTAAGGAGGTTGAAAGTCAGGCAGAGCTTAGTGAAAACAATGTCGATCACCAGCACAGTGCAAAAGATTTAAGGGCAGAGTTAAGGAAACTAAAGCAAGCTTACAAGACCCTGAGCTCAGAGAAGGACAAGGAAATTTCTGCATTACGTGCAGAAAGAAGTTTTGTGTGGAACCAGTTTAAGACAATGGAGCAGGAATACGGAGAGACGTGTAAGAAGAAGACCTTGGAGGCAAAGCAAGCTATTGAAGCAGCACAAAAGCTTCAGCGGAATGTAGGTGAGCTGCAAGTGGCAGCCCAAAAGAACGATGATGAAATCGACAGACTGCGAGCAGAGGCGGTTAATGCCAAAGAGAAGATGTTGATTCTTGAGGATGAGCTACAAAGATTGCGCTCCTTGGTCAAGGGTAAAGATGTTGAAACTGATAAACATAAAGATGATCAACTTGAGACTAGTCGAAAGTgcaagaagaatattaatgagaCAAACAGAAAATCCAAGTCTGAAGGTCCTGTTTTAAGGGGAAAATCAAGAAATTCCCAGGTCACACCAGTTAGGAGAGATGTGAAGGCTTCCAGAAGGTGCACGCCAAGTGCAAAAGAGATACAAAGTCAATCAAGAGGGCAATCTGAGGCTAGTCAAAAGCGCAAGCGTGGCTCTTCCACATCATAT GGTCTCCGGCGTTGTTCCTCAAGGCTGCAAGTTAGAACCACCGCGTCTCCCTCTCCCATGCTCTTCACCCCCTGTTTCACGGTTCCAAGACTGAAGGTGTCAACTCCTCCCTAG
- the LOC133888556 gene encoding tRNA-dihydrouridine(47) synthase [NAD(P)(+)]-like — protein MAAPAPATGLPDSSPAVTAEASPPPRPTPEELVARAIAPVKTAFLRPPPVREAPKEEGKVGGSGVAGVAGEKKSKRQLKRERKQEQKSTSHLCIEVGKSGNVDSCKYGASCRFSHDITAYLAQKPADLEGTCPFAVSEKLCPYGLTCRFFGTHKDSLAPENRPEGNREINTLNKDIQKLLWKSSYKFPKASAQIKLLGLKDVNKNKAKAANDEHRVDHDNPGESCKLNGNDKTETLCSIPASVELDSTSCKEIDNSEGEPLVVNSVPCVEPRPLKKSKVEVDETQNHEAGIHNIEAESEDLDLSNGLEVPSNNQSSCRVDLISTPHSREKKIIDFREKLYLAPLTTVGNLPFRRLCKTMGADITCGEMAMCTNLLQGQASEWALLRRHSSEDLFGVQICGPYPDTVARTVELVDNECSVDFIDINMGCPIDIVVNKGAGSSLLTKPMRIKSIVQAASAVTEKPLTVKVRTAFFEGRNRADSIVSDIYDWGASAITIHGRSRQQRYSKLADWDYIYQCAQKAPDYLHVIGNGDVFSFTDWNKHVSGCSKISTCMIARGALIKPWIFTEIKEQKHWDITSGERLNILKDFVRFGLEHWGSDSKGVETTRYFLLEWLSYTCRYIPVGLLDVIPQRLNWRPPSYHGRDDLETLMASDSAADWIRISEMLLGKVPEGFIFAPKHKSNAYDRAENG, from the exons AtggccgcgcccgcgccggccaCCGGCCTGCCGGACTCCTCCCCCGCCGTCACAGCCGAGGCTTCCCCTCCTCCACGGCCCACCCCAGAGGAGCTGGTGGCCCGCGCCATCGCCCCCGTCAAGACCGCCTTCCTCCGCCCGCCTCCGGTCCGTGAGGCCCCCAAGGAGGAGGGCAAGGTCGGCGGCAGCGGCGTGGCCGGCGTCGCGGGGGAGAAGAAGTCCAAGCGCCAGCTCAAGCGCGAGCGCAAACAG GAACAAAAATCTACTTCTCATCTTTGTATTGAAGTAGGGAAAAGTGGAAATGTGGACTCTTGCAAATACGGTGCTTCTTGTCGTTTCAGCCATGACATAACTGCTTATTTGGCTCAG AAACCAGCTGACCTTGAAGGAACATGCCCATTTGCCGTTTCGGAGAAGTTGTGTCCGTATGGACTAACTTGTCGATTTTTTGGTACACATAAGGATAGCCTAGCTCCTGAAAATCGTCCAGAGGGAAACCGTGAGATAAATACTTTGAACAAAGATATTCAAAAACTCTTATGGAAGAGCAGTTACAAATTTCCCAAGGCCAGTGCCCAGATTAAACTTCTTGGTCTCAAG GATGTCAACAAGAATAAAGCAAAAGCAGCAAATGATGAACATAGGGTAGATCATGATAATCCAGGTGAATCATGCAAGCTAAATGGCAATGACAAAACTGAAACTCTTTGCAGTATTCCTGCGAGTGTTGAACTTGATTCTACTTCGTGCAAAGAAATAGATAATTCAGAGGGTGAACCATTGGTTGTTAACTCAGTTCCATGTGTTGAGCCAAGACCGTTAAAAAAATCTAAGGTTGAAGTTGATGAAACTCAGAACCATGAAGCTG GTATTCATAACATTGAGGCAGAATCTGAAGATCTTGATTTAAGCAATGGATTAGAAGTGCCCTCAAATAATCAAAGTTCTTGCAGGGTTGACCTAATTTCAACACCTCATTCACGCGAAAAGAAAATTATAGATTTCCGAGAGAAGCTGTACCTTGCTCCCTTGACCACTGTTGGGAATCTTCCTTTTCGGAGGCTCTGCAAAACCATGGGAGCTGATATTACTTGTGGAGAAATGGCTATGTGCACAAATCTTTTACAG GGTCAAGCTTCGGAGTGGGCTTTGCTACGACGACATTCATCAGAGGATTTGTTTGGAGTGCAAATATGTGGACCCTATCCAGATACAGTAGCACGAACAGTTGAACTTGTGGATAACGAATGTTCAGTTGACTTCATAGACATAAATATGGGCTGCCCAATTGATATAGTTGTTAACAAGGGTGCTGGATCATCATTGCTCACAAAGCCTATGAGGATTAAGAGTATTGTGCAAGCAGCATCTGCTGTTACTGAAAAACCTTTAACTGTTAAG GTAAGAACAGCTTTCTTTGAGGGCAGGAACCGTGCTGATTCTATAGTTTCAGACATCTATGACTGGGGTGCTTCAGCTATAACAATACATGGTCGTTCACGGCAACAACGCTACAGCAAACTCGCTGATTGGGACTATATTTACCAGTGTGCACAGAAGGCTCCTGACTACTTGCACGTCATTGGAAATGGTGATGTATTCTCCTTTACTGACTGGAACAAGCATGTCTCAGGCTGCTCCAAAATTTCCACTTGCATGATTGCTCGAGGTGCACTTATCAAG CCTTGGATATTTACTGAGATAAAAGAACAAAAGCACTGGGATATTACATCTGGCGAGAGATTAAACATTCTTAAAGATTTTGTGCGTTTTGGTCTTGAACATTGGGGCTCTGATTCCAAAG GTGTGGAGACAACACGCTATTTCTTACTAGAATGGCTAAGTTATACCTGCCGCTACATCCCGGTTGGCCTGTTGGATGTCATCCCACAACGATTGAACTGGAGGCCTCCAAGCTACCACGGGCGTGATGACCTTGAAACCCTGATGGCCTCTGATTCAGCAGCTGACTGG ATAAGGATCTCTGAGATGTTGCTTGGCAAAGTTCCAGAAGGATTTATCTTTGCACCAAAGCACAAGTCAAACGCTTACGATCGGGCAGAAAATGGTTAA